Within Cystobacter ferrugineus, the genomic segment AGGCACGGTGCCCATCGGCGCGCCCTCGGCCAACGTGAGCGCCCACGTGCTGGATGCGTGGCTGCAACCGGTACCGCGCGGCGTACCGGGCGAGCTGTACCTGGGGGGCGAGAACCTGGCGCACGGCTACTGGGGGCGGCCGGACCTCACCGCCGAGCGCTTCCTGCCGGATCCCTTCTCCCGGGTGCCGGGCGCGCGGCTCTACCGCACGGGGGACATCGCGCGCTGGCTGCCGGACGGCACGCTGGAGTACCAGGGCCGCGCGGACCACCAGGTGAAGTACCGCGGCTTCCGCATCGAACCGGGGGAGATCGAGGCGGTGCTCGCGCGCTACCCGCGGGTGAAGGACGCCATGGTGATGCTGCGCGAGGACACGCCGGGGATGAAGCGGCTGGTGGGCTACGTGGTGGCCGAGGGCGAGGCCCCGGACGTGGCCACCCTGCGCGCCTTCGTCCAGGGACAGCTCCCCGAGTACATGGTGCCCACCGCGCTGGTGGTGTTGCCGGCCATGCCCCTCACGCCGAGCGGCAAGGTGGATCGCAAGGCCCTGCCAGTGCCCGCGGTGGGGGCGTCGGGGCCGCGCACGCCGCCGTCCACGCCCATGGAGGTGCAGCTCGCCGGGCTCTGGACGACGCTGCTCGGCCTGGAGCAGGTGGGGCTGGAGGACGACTTCTTCGAGCTGGGTGGGCACTCGCTGCTGGCCATGCAGCTCGCGGCCCGGGCGAGGGAGGCGCTGGGCTTCGAGGTGCCGTTGCGCGCGCTCTTCGAGTACCCGCGCCTGGGTGAGCTGGCCCGCGAGCTCGAGCGGCTGGCCGCCACGGCCACCCCCGCGTCCTCCTCCGGTCCGCAGCGCATCACCCGCGTGGACCGCAACAGCCGGCGGGTGAAGCGATGAGGGAGGCGCGGACCTTCCAGCACTTCCTGGCCATCTGGCTGGGGCAGGTGGTGTCGCAGGTGGGCTCGCGCATCTCCAGCTTCGCGCTCGGCGTCTGGGTGTACCAGCGCGCGGGAGCGGTGACGGACCTGGCGCTGGTGGCGCTATGCGACGCATTGCCCATCCTCCTGCTCACCCCGGTGACGGGGCTGGTGGTGGACCTGTACGACCGGCGGCGGGTGATGCTGGTGGCGGACGCGTGCGCCGCGCTGGGCACGGTGGGCGTGGCGGCGCTGCTGCTCACCGGGCACTTCGCGCCGTGGCACCTGTACGCCGCGGTGGTGCTCAACGCGAGCGCCAGCGCCTTCCAGCAGCCGGCCTACACCGCCGCCGTGGCCCTCATCGTCCCCGGGCCCCAGCAGGGGCGCGCGGTGGGCATGGTGGAGATGGGGGTGGGACTGGCGCACCTCGTGGCGCCCGCGCTGGCCGGCATGCTGCTCGGGCGCATTGGCCTGCCCGGCATCCTCCTCCTGGACTTCACCACCTTCCTGGTGGCGGCGAGCGTGCTGCTGTTCGGCTTCCGCCTGCCCCCCACGCCTCCGCTGAAGGAGGGCCGCCAGCCCGTGGCGCGCGAGGTGCTCGAGGGCTGGCGCTACATCGCCGCGCGGCCGGGCCTCGTGGGGCTCATCACCTTCACCACCTGCATCAGCCTCGCCACGGCCTGCGTGGAGGTGCTGGTGCCGCCGCTGCTGCTGTCCTTCACCACGCCCGACACCATGGGAGTGCTCGTCTCCATCTGTGGGGCGGGCGCGCTGGCGGGCAGCGGGTTGATGAGTGCCTGGGGAGGACCCCGGCGGCGGGTGAATGGGCTGCTCGGCTTCGGCCTGTTGCTCGGGGCGGGGCTGATGGTGGGCGGCGCCGTGCCGCACCTCGTGGCCCTCACCGCGGCGGGCTTCACGGTGATGTTCTGCG encodes:
- a CDS encoding MFS transporter, with protein sequence MREARTFQHFLAIWLGQVVSQVGSRISSFALGVWVYQRAGAVTDLALVALCDALPILLLTPVTGLVVDLYDRRRVMLVADACAALGTVGVAALLLTGHFAPWHLYAAVVLNASASAFQQPAYTAAVALIVPGPQQGRAVGMVEMGVGLAHLVAPALAGMLLGRIGLPGILLLDFTTFLVAASVLLFGFRLPPTPPLKEGRQPVAREVLEGWRYIAARPGLVGLITFTTCISLATACVEVLVPPLLLSFTTPDTMGVLVSICGAGALAGSGLMSAWGGPRRRVNGLLGFGLLLGAGLMVGGAVPHLVALTAAGFTVMFCVPMLWGCNQTLWQSKVPPALQGRTLAARLMVSQLALVVAFLLAGPLADSVFEPLLAPGGALASSVGALTGVGPGRGIAFFFSVLGALLSLATAAVLLHPRVRHLEDEPGGPDTPPAASPLLPPEPAGAENSP